In Limisalsivibrio acetivorans, one genomic interval encodes:
- a CDS encoding DUF6148 family protein, translating to MTLQTAEELLNLWIAADKAVALGQSYKVGSREVTRADADIITEKINYYSSIVRALSAPPSPRARTVVY from the coding sequence ATGACACTACAGACAGCAGAAGAGTTACTCAATTTGTGGATTGCAGCCGACAAAGCGGTGGCGCTTGGACAAAGCTACAAAGTCGGCAGCAGAGAAGTTACGAGAGCAGATGCTGATATAATCACAGAAAAAATCAACTATTACAGTTCGATAGTGCGTGCTCTTTCTGCACCTCCTTCTCCCAGAGCCCGGACAGTGGTGTATTGA
- a CDS encoding phage tail protein codes for MNVRDKALQLRLDEKELDRFQALIDKYPERVTKSTIRALNRAGQGIVTDTKRAVSKEYTVTSKVIKEYSDYKIRKAKSTELEYEVQIGRKGRARRIPLILAKHYPRGVRRGKNAPPIGLTVEWKKGQKYKIPGSFTADTPVRGLNIFSRQHERASQRAHGREHIYKLVGQSVAQMISGNIADKAMENARTRFDKEFRHNMEKGHKYGGSK; via the coding sequence ATGAACGTTAGAGACAAAGCCCTCCAGCTGAGGCTTGACGAAAAGGAGCTGGATCGGTTCCAGGCACTCATCGATAAATACCCCGAGCGTGTCACGAAAAGCACAATACGTGCTCTAAACCGTGCTGGGCAGGGCATAGTTACCGACACTAAGCGTGCGGTATCAAAAGAGTATACTGTCACATCTAAGGTAATCAAAGAGTACAGCGACTATAAAATCAGAAAAGCGAAATCTACAGAGCTCGAATACGAAGTACAGATAGGACGCAAAGGGCGGGCACGCAGAATCCCGCTTATCCTTGCAAAACACTACCCCCGGGGCGTGCGGAGAGGAAAGAACGCCCCTCCCATTGGCCTCACAGTAGAGTGGAAGAAGGGGCAGAAGTACAAGATCCCCGGGTCATTCACCGCCGATACCCCCGTCCGGGGGCTGAACATCTTCTCCCGTCAGCATGAGCGTGCAAGCCAAAGAGCTCACGGCAGAGAGCATATATACAAGCTTGTCGGGCAGTCGGTAGCGCAGATGATAAGCGGGAATATTGCTGATAAAGCGATGGAGAATGCCCGCACTCGTTTCGATAAAGAGTTCCGCCACAATATGGAAAAAGGGCATAAGTACGGGGGGAGCAAATGA
- a CDS encoding S49 family peptidase — MSRAITAIMATSWAIKQESLESMYKIADRRDITEALQTRSGEPVAESMTVEKRGNVGIVPIRGPIFRYANVLTDHCGATSLQRLAKNLQILADDESVDTIILEIDSPGGQVDGISEVARHIKSMRAAKKVVAYVGGSGCSAAYWIASSAEEIVISDTAELGSIGVVATYVKEDAANEVQIVSSMSPNKRPDLETDEGRKIAQANVDDLAEVFIATAAANRGLTSEEMVEAGNKGGLRVGKKAVDSKLADRLGTLESLIAEYKKETTEENMDIETLKKEHSETYAAAVADGVMRENKRVSAIIKKASLPGYESIVQEALTDPNTSLSDVLEKVVEKQRTENASALKDLKTESEAPIPGGDTSPGDEEKHRTKVSAVAAEVLSEMTGGIEK; from the coding sequence ATGAGTAGGGCGATAACAGCAATTATGGCAACGTCTTGGGCGATTAAACAGGAATCGCTCGAATCGATGTATAAAATAGCTGACCGCAGAGATATCACAGAGGCATTACAGACACGCTCTGGGGAACCAGTGGCTGAGTCTATGACAGTAGAGAAGAGGGGGAATGTCGGCATTGTGCCGATCAGGGGTCCGATATTCCGCTATGCGAACGTATTGACAGATCATTGCGGGGCAACATCTCTACAGCGCCTGGCGAAAAATCTGCAAATTCTTGCTGATGATGAATCTGTAGACACAATAATCCTCGAAATAGATTCGCCTGGCGGACAAGTGGACGGCATCAGTGAGGTTGCTCGGCATATAAAGTCTATGAGAGCCGCAAAGAAAGTTGTTGCATATGTCGGCGGGTCGGGGTGTTCCGCAGCTTACTGGATAGCATCATCTGCAGAAGAGATTGTCATTTCTGATACTGCAGAGCTCGGCTCAATCGGCGTCGTAGCGACGTATGTGAAAGAAGATGCTGCGAACGAAGTGCAGATAGTCTCGTCTATGTCACCGAATAAGCGTCCTGATCTTGAGACTGATGAGGGCCGTAAGATTGCACAGGCGAATGTTGATGATCTTGCTGAAGTATTTATAGCAACCGCCGCTGCGAACCGTGGGCTTACATCAGAAGAGATGGTTGAGGCGGGCAACAAAGGGGGGCTCCGTGTTGGTAAAAAAGCTGTAGATAGCAAGCTTGCTGACCGGCTTGGAACATTAGAATCACTTATAGCTGAATATAAAAAAGAAACTACGGAGGAAAACATGGATATTGAGACCCTGAAAAAAGAGCATTCTGAAACTTATGCGGCCGCTGTCGCAGATGGTGTAATGAGAGAAAACAAGAGGGTGAGTGCAATTATCAAAAAAGCAAGTCTGCCTGGTTACGAGTCTATTGTTCAGGAAGCCCTCACTGATCCAAATACTTCTCTCTCGGATGTACTCGAGAAAGTTGTTGAAAAGCAGAGAACAGAAAACGCATCTGCATTGAAGGATCTTAAAACCGAAAGTGAGGCCCCCATCCCTGGCGGCGACACCTCTCCCGGAGATGAAGAGAAACACAGAACAAAAGTGTCTGCTGTAGCTGCTGAAGTCCTTAGCGAAATGACAGGAGGTATCGAGAAATGA
- a CDS encoding head decoration protein, with translation MSMSLYENDTLVSAQRIPIMRSVVIASGEVLEKGSVLGRITATGKYVLSESASADGSESPDVVLASAVDASTGDTAADVYIAGAFIDKALKFGAGHTAESTWHGLRAKSIYIMRGV, from the coding sequence ATGAGCATGAGCTTGTATGAAAACGATACTCTCGTATCTGCACAGCGTATCCCGATTATGAGATCAGTTGTAATAGCCTCTGGCGAGGTCCTTGAAAAGGGAAGCGTTCTCGGCCGCATTACCGCTACCGGTAAATATGTGCTCTCAGAGAGCGCCTCCGCAGACGGTAGTGAATCACCGGATGTTGTGCTTGCATCCGCTGTCGATGCCTCAACGGGCGACACCGCAGCGGATGTATACATTGCCGGTGCGTTTATTGACAAAGCTCTGAAATTCGGAGCAGGGCACACAGCAGAAAGCACATGGCACGGCTTGAGAGCAAAATCAATCTATATAATGAGAGGTGTATAA
- a CDS encoding SDH family Clp fold serine proteinase: MPTWDEILQNIAKPYHENLLKQYVKDMSDLTGHTTIAYISAFTLSRPRVPSNNISIVDQDMQGFMTCANGVTKENLDLIIHTPGGEYEATKRLVSYLHRIFGRIRVFIPHLCFSGGTIIACSADEIYMGPYSSLGPTDPQIFNDGAMVPVGALISEFEEIFNKVKADPATAPLWNERLKSVKFGVYNSALGLKERSEEELAGLLQQRNCKNKEKAEEIAKYLNSHDKHSTHGKGINLEKAQELGLNVYDLSENKELEDKVLSIYHAAIITFQYSPNTHKFIMNNQGKSYFYNFQVQQ; encoded by the coding sequence ATGCCTACATGGGATGAGATACTGCAAAACATCGCAAAGCCTTACCATGAGAATTTATTGAAGCAGTATGTAAAAGACATGTCAGACTTGACGGGTCATACAACAATTGCTTATATATCTGCTTTTACTCTATCTAGACCAAGAGTACCATCTAATAATATTTCTATTGTTGACCAGGATATGCAGGGCTTTATGACATGTGCAAATGGTGTCACAAAAGAGAATCTCGATCTGATAATTCACACGCCTGGCGGTGAATATGAGGCAACAAAGAGGCTTGTAAGCTACCTTCACCGTATTTTCGGAAGAATAAGAGTTTTTATCCCTCACCTGTGCTTCAGCGGGGGGACTATTATTGCATGTTCTGCAGATGAAATATATATGGGTCCTTATTCTAGTTTAGGCCCTACAGATCCTCAAATATTCAATGATGGCGCAATGGTACCAGTAGGGGCACTAATAAGTGAATTCGAGGAAATATTTAACAAAGTAAAAGCGGATCCGGCCACAGCTCCCCTTTGGAACGAGAGATTAAAGTCTGTAAAATTCGGTGTATATAATTCGGCTTTAGGCCTCAAGGAAAGATCCGAAGAGGAGCTAGCAGGTCTGCTCCAGCAACGAAACTGCAAAAATAAAGAGAAGGCTGAAGAAATCGCAAAGTATCTAAATTCTCATGATAAGCACTCTACTCATGGTAAAGGTATAAACCTTGAAAAAGCTCAAGAACTGGGTCTTAATGTGTATGACTTATCTGAAAACAAAGAACTCGAAGATAAGGTTCTAAGTATATATCACGCTGCTATAATAACATTTCAATATTCGCCCAACACTCATAAGTTTATAATGAATAATCAAGGTAAGTCATACTTCTATAACTTCCAAGTCCAACAGTAA
- a CDS encoding phage portal protein: protein MADVVHISDYFKGSSYSDSAGRMWVTPDLTAEEEIDNHLPTLISRSRALCRNDVAGGIIENIVTNVIGTGLTLDVTLDAELLNITDEQANSWARAVERRFKLWAKSQDADNEARKSFAALQQLGFTSQLRDGDAFALLTNYDRPGSISTLRVGLIDASRVGGAYSIYTSSSGSGIIKDKNGTPAYVQMVTPEGNERKIKIHQKETGLRNIVHSYVELRPGQPRGLPFITSIIQKLRKLEKYSDAELGAAVISAFFVLAFKKTPSKGGPTPPSFKDIIGNTKETDNPTTGSKNLHLEEGQQVDLEEGEELDFVRSDRPNSGYSAFIEAMYREVAISLNIPYELLVKQFGRSYSASRGAIHEAFKFFLKLRENFADEFCQPIYERWLYEEVAEGRISAPGFFTDPLIRRLWCGTRWIGPPKGILDEYKEANASKVRIETGISTRKKEAVNYDGGNIEDVHKQQKREKEMKKELEENIDE, encoded by the coding sequence ATGGCAGATGTTGTGCACATCTCAGACTACTTCAAAGGCTCATCATACTCAGACTCTGCAGGCAGGATGTGGGTTACGCCTGATCTCACCGCAGAAGAAGAGATTGACAACCATCTCCCTACTTTAATATCCCGATCGAGAGCTCTGTGCCGCAACGATGTTGCCGGCGGCATTATCGAAAACATAGTCACAAATGTAATAGGAACAGGGCTAACTCTTGATGTAACGCTCGATGCAGAGCTATTGAATATTACTGACGAACAGGCGAATAGCTGGGCCCGTGCAGTAGAGCGCAGGTTCAAACTTTGGGCAAAATCACAAGATGCCGATAATGAAGCTAGAAAAAGCTTTGCTGCGCTACAGCAGCTTGGATTTACGTCACAGCTGAGAGACGGTGATGCATTTGCACTGCTGACAAATTATGACCGCCCCGGCAGCATATCAACGCTCAGAGTAGGGCTTATAGATGCATCCCGAGTTGGCGGTGCATACAGCATATATACATCATCCTCGGGGTCAGGGATAATCAAAGATAAAAACGGAACTCCTGCATATGTGCAGATGGTTACCCCCGAAGGCAATGAGCGAAAAATAAAAATACATCAGAAAGAAACAGGCCTTAGAAATATTGTGCACTCATATGTAGAATTGCGCCCCGGGCAGCCCAGAGGGCTGCCTTTCATAACCTCAATAATCCAGAAACTTAGGAAGCTTGAAAAATACAGTGATGCAGAACTTGGTGCCGCTGTAATATCTGCATTCTTTGTTCTGGCTTTCAAGAAGACCCCGTCAAAAGGAGGCCCAACACCTCCTTCATTTAAAGACATTATAGGTAATACCAAAGAGACAGATAATCCGACGACGGGCAGCAAAAATTTACACCTTGAGGAAGGTCAACAGGTAGACCTGGAAGAAGGTGAGGAGCTTGATTTTGTGCGCTCTGACCGCCCCAATTCTGGTTATTCTGCGTTTATCGAGGCGATGTACAGAGAAGTCGCGATATCACTGAATATCCCGTATGAGCTGCTTGTGAAACAATTCGGTCGGTCATATTCAGCATCCCGTGGTGCAATACACGAAGCCTTCAAGTTTTTTTTGAAGCTACGAGAAAATTTTGCTGATGAGTTTTGCCAACCGATATATGAGCGATGGCTCTACGAGGAGGTTGCTGAAGGAAGAATTTCAGCCCCCGGCTTTTTTACAGATCCACTTATCCGGCGCCTCTGGTGTGGTACCCGATGGATTGGCCCACCCAAGGGCATACTCGACGAATATAAAGAAGCAAATGCATCGAAAGTGCGCATAGAGACAGGTATAAGCACTCGTAAAAAAGAAGCTGTAAACTATGACGGCGGAAATATCGAAGACGTGCACAAGCAGCAGAAAAGGGAGAAGGAGATGAAGAAAGAGCTTGAGGAAAATATAGATGAGTAG
- a CDS encoding phage tail sheath family protein — MTVDSAMPVVFGTAPVTLGNRDNVNKPVICYSFEEAVNELGYVDKFDAGYTLCEMMYAQFRLYNVAPVVFVNVLDPVSHTADVTGTDYTLAGGVATVEAYGIMLETVTVKSSDEVTTYVLDTDYSLSIDSDGYMLVTALDGAIADTDTVKIAYTKLDPSAVTSSDVVGGVDVSTGKKTGLELVDEVFPRFRIPPGLLLAPGYSQDLEVAVMLSAKAEGINGVFRATAIADLDDVSIEKYSDLPAYKQTNGLVDEDLVLCWPKLAVGGREMWYSTHLAGLIGYTTAQDDGVPYRSPSNQNLSITGAAHHGAEVILTPEEANYLNGQGIVTALNWTNGWVAWGNRTAAYPGITDPKDTFIPVRRMFSWNTNVITLTYWQHVDFPIRRRDIERIVDSEQVRLNGLTSREFILGGRILFRPEENPITDLMDGIIRFRLMLGIATPARDIEFILEYDPGYLETLFA, encoded by the coding sequence GTGACTGTCGATTCGGCAATGCCGGTAGTTTTCGGCACAGCTCCGGTCACCCTTGGCAACAGAGATAACGTTAACAAGCCCGTCATTTGCTACAGCTTCGAAGAAGCGGTTAACGAGCTTGGTTATGTAGATAAGTTCGATGCAGGCTACACGCTCTGCGAGATGATGTACGCTCAGTTCCGGCTCTATAATGTAGCGCCGGTTGTGTTCGTCAACGTCCTCGACCCTGTATCACACACAGCAGACGTAACCGGCACAGACTACACCCTGGCCGGCGGCGTTGCCACAGTCGAAGCTTACGGCATCATGCTTGAGACGGTCACAGTAAAGAGCTCTGATGAAGTCACTACATATGTGCTCGACACAGATTACTCTCTGAGCATCGACTCCGACGGATATATGCTCGTTACAGCACTCGACGGGGCTATAGCAGACACAGACACTGTAAAGATAGCATACACAAAGCTTGACCCCTCAGCTGTAACATCGAGCGATGTTGTCGGCGGTGTCGATGTGTCGACCGGCAAGAAGACCGGCCTCGAGCTTGTTGATGAAGTATTTCCCCGCTTCCGCATTCCCCCCGGCCTTTTACTCGCCCCCGGATACAGTCAGGACCTCGAGGTCGCTGTAATGCTCTCTGCGAAGGCAGAAGGGATAAACGGTGTTTTCCGGGCAACTGCGATAGCTGATCTTGATGATGTGTCTATTGAGAAGTACTCAGACCTCCCCGCTTATAAGCAGACTAACGGCCTGGTCGATGAGGACCTCGTGCTCTGTTGGCCTAAGCTCGCCGTCGGCGGGCGTGAAATGTGGTACTCGACCCACCTTGCCGGGCTCATCGGCTACACTACTGCGCAGGATGACGGCGTACCGTATCGATCTCCGAGTAACCAGAACCTCAGCATCACCGGCGCAGCACACCACGGCGCTGAGGTTATCCTCACGCCCGAAGAGGCAAACTATCTCAACGGTCAGGGCATTGTAACAGCGCTGAACTGGACAAACGGCTGGGTTGCGTGGGGCAACAGGACAGCGGCATACCCTGGTATTACAGACCCGAAGGACACGTTCATCCCCGTCCGTCGCATGTTCAGCTGGAACACAAACGTCATAACGCTTACGTACTGGCAGCATGTAGATTTCCCAATCCGCCGGCGTGACATAGAACGCATAGTCGACAGCGAGCAAGTGAGGCTTAACGGCTTGACGTCAAGGGAGTTCATCCTCGGCGGGCGCATCCTCTTCCGCCCCGAAGAGAACCCCATTACTGATCTCATGGACGGAATCATTCGCTTCCGTCTCATGCTCGGCATAGCGACACCGGCACGTGATATCGAGTTCATACTCGAATACGACCCCGGCTACCTCGAAACCCTTTTTGCATAA
- a CDS encoding phage major tail tube protein, which produces MERVTAFKVYDKGDELLGVVDATLPSVEAMSETVKGAGLAGEIDTPSVGLFGSMTLALNWRTAEKQAAKLNEPKTQELTLRGSIQDFDKATGEYRHVPYKVYVKGQPKKLEGGKFEPGASMDVPQEFEVIYVKKELDGVETLELDKYNYIYRVNGVDYLADIRTNLGM; this is translated from the coding sequence ATGGAAAGAGTAACAGCATTCAAAGTATATGATAAAGGCGATGAGCTTCTCGGCGTCGTCGATGCAACACTGCCCAGCGTTGAGGCGATGAGCGAAACTGTCAAAGGCGCAGGCCTCGCCGGCGAGATAGATACACCCTCCGTCGGACTCTTCGGCTCGATGACGCTTGCGCTGAACTGGCGTACTGCTGAGAAGCAGGCGGCAAAGCTCAACGAACCGAAGACCCAGGAGCTCACCCTCCGGGGCTCTATACAGGACTTCGACAAGGCGACCGGCGAATACCGCCATGTCCCGTATAAAGTGTATGTGAAGGGCCAGCCGAAGAAGCTGGAAGGCGGGAAGTTCGAGCCTGGGGCATCGATGGATGTACCCCAGGAATTCGAGGTCATCTATGTCAAGAAAGAACTCGACGGCGTCGAAACCCTCGAGCTTGACAAGTACAACTATATATACAGGGTAAACGGCGTTGACTATCTCGCAGACATCCGCACAAATCTGGGCATGTAG
- a CDS encoding YcbK family protein has translation MSPFFDAKIVQHFSDTDWDADRWPDFSPVEFACSCCGELYYAPYYFDCFQALRSRLGEPVRLNSAHRCPLHNARVGGGLRSQHKRLAGDISLRSLSDPHKLLRLALETGFRGFGFYGTFLHIDMGRPRKWWSDSAGQTWGETPYTFTPRLAA, from the coding sequence GTGAGCCCATTTTTTGACGCAAAGATAGTCCAGCACTTTTCAGATACCGACTGGGACGCAGACCGCTGGCCGGACTTCTCCCCGGTCGAATTTGCATGTTCATGCTGCGGGGAGCTGTACTATGCACCTTATTATTTCGACTGCTTCCAAGCCCTCCGCTCCCGCCTCGGCGAGCCTGTGCGACTGAACAGCGCACACCGCTGCCCTTTACACAACGCACGTGTCGGTGGCGGGCTACGCTCACAACACAAGCGCCTCGCCGGCGACATTAGCCTCCGCTCCCTCTCAGACCCTCATAAACTTCTCCGCCTTGCATTAGAGACGGGCTTTCGGGGGTTCGGCTTCTACGGAACATTCCTGCATATAGATATGGGTCGCCCCCGGAAGTGGTGGAGTGATAGCGCCGGGCAGACATGGGGAGAGACCCCGTACACCTTTACCCCCCGCCTGGCGGCATAG
- a CDS encoding helix-turn-helix domain-containing protein, translated as MGAVMTRDVMYTVKEVADYLGVSASSVYRYINEGYLVARKNPGEKGSYSITKVDLQRFVSSCICGGEHASQK; from the coding sequence ATGGGGGCAGTGATGACTAGAGATGTAATGTATACAGTCAAAGAAGTGGCTGACTATTTAGGTGTAAGTGCGAGCAGTGTGTATCGCTACATTAATGAAGGTTATCTTGTAGCGAGAAAGAATCCTGGAGAAAAGGGCTCTTACAGCATTACGAAGGTAGACCTGCAGCGCTTTGTCAGCAGCTGTATTTGTGGAGGTGAGCATGCTTCTCAGAAGTAG
- a CDS encoding DNA-methyltransferase, which produces MKTYYSSALGELYNCDVLEGLRNLEDSSVDLIVTSPPYWGLRDYAVDGQLGLEEVFDCRVHTCGECFICRLVSVFSELQRVLKETGSLYLNIGDCYLQQQGKGFNGNKRLDEGSRNIKVKRPIPHKSTLGQPWRLAFALQDAGWLLRQEIIWHKPNPVPESVKDRCTKAHEQVFHFVKTPNYFYDTDAGKEPYTENTHQKTCAQDNRKYRGYPAGAPSRGGYGIPGSHDKMANKRSVWSIPPQRNIEGHFATFPEELVDYPVRVACPPGGTILDPFFGSGTVGVVSERHQRVWRGIELNPEYCSIAVRRLKSSNGTEFVVYKGEVYEQPSIEDFLKEPSF; this is translated from the coding sequence GTGAAGACATATTACAGTTCAGCCCTGGGTGAGCTATACAACTGTGATGTTCTTGAGGGGTTACGAAACCTCGAGGACTCCAGTGTTGATCTTATCGTAACGAGCCCTCCGTATTGGGGGCTACGAGATTACGCTGTAGATGGTCAACTTGGTTTAGAAGAAGTATTCGACTGTAGAGTTCATACCTGCGGAGAGTGTTTTATCTGCCGGCTTGTATCTGTATTTTCAGAGTTGCAAAGAGTGTTGAAAGAAACAGGGAGTCTCTATCTTAACATAGGAGACTGTTACCTACAGCAGCAGGGAAAAGGATTTAACGGCAACAAACGGCTAGATGAAGGAAGCCGGAATATAAAAGTAAAAAGGCCGATTCCGCATAAGAGTACATTGGGACAACCCTGGCGCCTTGCATTTGCTCTGCAAGATGCAGGCTGGTTGCTCAGGCAAGAAATAATCTGGCACAAGCCCAACCCCGTTCCAGAGTCAGTTAAAGACAGGTGCACAAAGGCTCATGAGCAGGTGTTCCACTTTGTAAAAACTCCGAACTATTTTTATGATACAGATGCAGGAAAAGAGCCATACACAGAAAATACACATCAGAAAACATGTGCTCAGGATAATCGCAAATATAGAGGATACCCTGCCGGTGCACCTTCTCGAGGAGGATATGGAATTCCTGGATCCCACGATAAAATGGCCAATAAACGCTCGGTGTGGAGCATACCTCCCCAGAGAAATATCGAAGGTCATTTTGCAACCTTTCCTGAAGAGCTTGTTGACTATCCAGTCCGTGTTGCTTGTCCCCCAGGAGGGACTATCCTTGATCCGTTTTTTGGTTCTGGCACGGTCGGTGTAGTTTCGGAAAGGCACCAGAGGGTCTGGAGGGGCATTGAGCTAAACCCTGAATACTGTAGCATAGCTGTCCGCCGCCTTAAATCTAGTAACGGAACCGAGTTCGTAGTATATAAAGGAGAGGTATACGAGCAGCCGTCTATTGAAGACTTTTTAAAAGAGCCATCTTTTTAG
- a CDS encoding major capsid protein produces MSIRALSEVISARTRKSTFLARKYFGYATPRIKRVTAIRIDVKKGSERLAPLVNPLSGNPVFQRDGYKSINIDIPLIGGAVETSIEEMFRSMEGQPEVVKDDIRDIYNTFLDETSLIDDAITRTEEYMAAQLLKTGKCVVEGVGPEGTRIQFEFDFQRDVNHRLILTSGSQWGESDVSPFDDIKTARIACSETGGLLPNVVTMGDTAVEHFLADPKVANRLDNRGMDYGKLAPQELDNDVTYIGYVREIGHIYTYVASYTDTDGSTQRYIPSNGVVLGNDKAENRTYYGGVAVNQNDKPVIKSGRRIVTPYISKRQPVTQSVDVNSRPMLTLSEPDTTFYMEV; encoded by the coding sequence ATGAGTATAAGAGCGCTCTCTGAAGTTATTTCAGCTCGCACAAGAAAGAGTACGTTTCTTGCAAGGAAATACTTCGGATACGCTACCCCTCGGATAAAGCGTGTTACAGCAATCCGTATCGACGTAAAGAAAGGGAGTGAAAGGCTTGCTCCCCTTGTAAATCCTCTTTCAGGGAACCCGGTGTTTCAGCGTGATGGCTACAAGAGCATAAATATTGATATCCCCTTAATCGGCGGTGCAGTAGAGACTTCTATCGAAGAGATGTTCCGCTCGATGGAAGGGCAGCCTGAGGTTGTAAAAGATGACATCAGAGATATCTACAATACATTCCTTGACGAAACATCATTAATAGATGATGCGATCACAAGGACGGAAGAATACATGGCTGCACAGCTACTTAAGACTGGAAAATGTGTAGTAGAGGGTGTCGGGCCAGAAGGTACTAGAATACAGTTCGAGTTCGACTTCCAGCGTGATGTAAATCATCGTCTGATTCTTACATCAGGTTCCCAGTGGGGCGAATCTGATGTATCTCCATTTGATGACATCAAAACCGCAAGAATAGCATGTAGTGAGACGGGGGGCTTACTGCCCAATGTTGTCACAATGGGTGATACTGCCGTTGAGCACTTCCTTGCTGACCCGAAAGTTGCTAACCGTCTTGATAACAGAGGAATGGACTACGGTAAGCTTGCTCCTCAGGAACTCGACAACGATGTAACATACATCGGTTATGTAAGAGAGATCGGGCATATCTACACGTATGTAGCAAGCTATACTGACACCGACGGCTCGACCCAACGCTATATCCCTTCAAACGGTGTCGTACTGGGCAATGACAAAGCAGAAAACCGTACATACTACGGTGGTGTTGCTGTCAACCAAAACGATAAACCTGTCATCAAAAGCGGTCGCCGCATTGTAACTCCCTACATATCAAAACGCCAGCCCGTTACTCAGTCTGTTGATGTGAATTCCCGGCCCATGCTTACGCTGTCTGAGCCTGATACGACTTTTTATATGGAGGTGTAA
- a CDS encoding phage tail assembly protein, with the protein MAEVIKLEHPVVVEDKTITEISIRRVKTGDVIATKDAGDETDITFALAERITGLKTNELAELDIADYSKVYKRLSDFLAPLMA; encoded by the coding sequence ATGGCAGAAGTAATCAAGCTTGAGCATCCTGTTGTTGTCGAAGACAAGACGATAACAGAGATTAGTATCAGGCGGGTAAAAACTGGGGATGTAATAGCGACAAAAGATGCCGGAGATGAAACAGACATCACATTCGCACTGGCTGAACGCATTACGGGACTCAAAACTAACGAGCTTGCTGAACTCGATATCGCAGACTACAGCAAGGTCTACAAGAGGCTTTCCGATTTTTTGGCACCGTTGATGGCATAG
- a CDS encoding helix-turn-helix domain-containing protein, protein MLLRSSCPVCSAYIEIKIDGEIEKSGSLKRLEEVTCECGMNLILKASARLVSEVYTPGIIKTSRLVKERQPVLTSEADASERQQPKAPTQHCEELKPGEVAAKMTYTNRRTLKPTAQAVSIFERLRAKSQLSTTDLEAKTGVSRQKVANWKALIAGMSKKDLEALGKVLGFTIVGSELRAVPPESGVA, encoded by the coding sequence ATGCTTCTCAGAAGTAGCTGCCCTGTTTGCAGTGCATATATTGAAATAAAAATAGACGGAGAAATAGAGAAAAGCGGCAGTCTTAAAAGGTTGGAAGAAGTCACCTGCGAGTGCGGTATGAACCTTATACTGAAGGCGAGCGCTAGGCTGGTTTCAGAGGTGTACACACCGGGAATAATTAAGACCTCTCGACTGGTAAAAGAAAGACAGCCTGTATTGACTTCTGAAGCAGATGCTTCAGAGAGGCAACAACCAAAAGCTCCTACTCAACACTGCGAGGAGCTTAAGCCTGGAGAGGTTGCCGCAAAGATGACATATACCAACAGAAGAACCCTAAAGCCTACTGCGCAGGCTGTCTCAATTTTTGAGAGGCTCAGAGCTAAATCTCAGCTTAGCACAACAGACCTTGAAGCGAAGACGGGTGTAAGTCGTCAAAAAGTAGCGAACTGGAAAGCGCTGATAGCTGGTATGTCTAAAAAAGATTTAGAGGCGCTTGGTAAGGTGCTTGGATTCACAATAGTTGGGTCTGAGCTGCGAGCAGTACCACCGGAAAGCGGAGTAGCATAA